The Pelagibacterium halotolerans B2 genome has a segment encoding these proteins:
- a CDS encoding phytanoyl-CoA dioxygenase family protein → MPETENALTSAQIEAFVTDGFVRLDNAFSANLAAQGRAILWRDTGCDPDDPSTWTKPVIRLGGYADAPFREAANTPRLHSAYNQLVGEGRWLAPQGLGTFPIRFPSEKAPGDDGWHIDASYMLPTDDPNDFFSIRANVKSKGRALLMLFLFSDVEEDDAPTRIRVGSHMDMARLLLPFGEDGATMHQMMATDFAGTEKCPQALATGPAGTVYLCHPFLVHAAQPNRAGRVKFMAQPPLMPAHGFDPALPPSPVQTAIRRACNLNF, encoded by the coding sequence ATGCCTGAAACAGAAAACGCGCTGACCTCAGCGCAGATCGAAGCCTTTGTCACCGACGGTTTCGTCAGACTCGACAATGCCTTTTCCGCAAATCTGGCCGCTCAGGGCCGCGCCATCCTCTGGCGCGACACCGGTTGCGACCCCGACGACCCCTCGACCTGGACAAAACCGGTGATCCGCCTCGGTGGCTATGCCGATGCGCCGTTCCGGGAGGCGGCCAACACCCCGCGCCTGCATTCGGCCTACAATCAGTTGGTAGGCGAAGGCCGCTGGCTTGCGCCACAGGGCCTGGGCACCTTCCCGATCCGGTTTCCCTCGGAAAAGGCGCCGGGCGACGATGGCTGGCATATCGATGCCAGCTACATGCTGCCCACCGACGATCCCAACGACTTCTTCTCGATCCGGGCCAACGTCAAATCGAAGGGGCGCGCCCTTCTCATGCTGTTTCTGTTCTCAGACGTCGAAGAAGACGATGCCCCCACCCGCATCCGCGTGGGTTCGCATATGGATATGGCGCGCCTTCTCCTGCCCTTTGGAGAGGACGGAGCGACGATGCACCAGATGATGGCCACCGATTTCGCCGGCACGGAAAAATGCCCCCAAGCGCTGGCAACCGGCCCGGCCGGGACGGTCTATCTCTGCCACCCGTTTCTGGTTCACGCAGCGCAACCCAACCGGGCAGGCCGCGTCAAGTTCATGGCCCAGCCGCCGCTGATGCCGGCGCACGGCTTCGATCCGGCCCTGCCGCCATCGCCGGTCCAGACCGCCATTCGCAGGGCGTGCAATCTCAATTTCTGA
- a CDS encoding class I SAM-dependent DNA methyltransferase, whose product MTTTFLSSGDLIVDRRAHYARMLAEAGDFSSAADLMEQALEGAPGWAAGWMMAGNFHLKADALGSAIAAWQRAAEHDPSGTLGAQMHLAAHGIGEIEPQAQAAYVEALFDQYAGRFEEALLQKLDYVVPGRLMALLGDAMRVLGIDGFARGADLGCGTGLMGERLRHVVSHLTGVDISAAMVAETRDKAIYDGVERAELLDFLGAEGCVADLVTAADVFMYCPALPPIFALVGTVLRPGGLFAFSVERHDGEDSQMLQASLRFAHNRDAVVRALADAGLDVLRVSEETIRRDRGQPVAGLLFVARKPDAEQFGVADIDMGAEAPVTLIN is encoded by the coding sequence TTGACAACGACCTTCCTGTCTTCAGGCGACCTTATCGTCGATCGCCGGGCTCATTATGCCCGGATGCTGGCCGAGGCTGGCGACTTTTCTTCCGCTGCCGATCTGATGGAGCAGGCGCTCGAGGGCGCGCCGGGCTGGGCGGCGGGCTGGATGATGGCGGGCAATTTTCATCTCAAGGCCGATGCCCTGGGCAGTGCGATTGCCGCCTGGCAGCGGGCGGCCGAGCACGATCCTTCGGGCACGCTCGGAGCGCAGATGCATCTGGCGGCGCACGGGATCGGTGAAATAGAGCCGCAGGCCCAGGCGGCGTATGTCGAGGCGCTGTTCGATCAGTATGCCGGACGCTTTGAAGAGGCTTTGTTGCAAAAGCTCGACTATGTCGTGCCGGGCCGGCTGATGGCGTTGCTTGGAGACGCGATGAGGGTTCTCGGCATCGACGGGTTCGCGCGCGGCGCCGATCTGGGCTGCGGCACCGGATTGATGGGCGAGCGGTTGCGGCATGTGGTATCGCACCTGACCGGCGTCGACATTTCCGCGGCCATGGTGGCAGAGACTCGCGACAAGGCGATCTATGACGGAGTGGAGCGCGCCGAATTGCTCGATTTTCTTGGCGCTGAAGGGTGTGTGGCCGACCTCGTGACGGCTGCGGACGTTTTCATGTATTGCCCGGCATTGCCGCCGATTTTTGCTCTGGTCGGGACGGTGTTGCGGCCGGGTGGTCTTTTTGCCTTCTCGGTCGAACGGCACGATGGGGAGGACAGCCAAATGCTGCAGGCTTCGCTGCGCTTTGCGCATAATCGCGATGCTGTCGTGCGCGCTTTGGCCGATGCGGGACTGGACGTGCTGCGCGTCAGCGAGGAGACGATCCGCCGGGATCGCGGCCAACCGGTGGCGGGGCTGTTGTTCGTTGCGCGCAAGCCCGACGCCGAGCAATTTGGGGTTGCCGACATCGATATGGGTGCCGAAGCGCCGGTCACGCTGATAAATTAA
- the ltaE gene encoding low-specificity L-threonine aldolase, which translates to MTTRRYDFRSDTVTRPDAGMRAAMAEAPVGDDVYGEDETVAALEARVAELTGKAMGIFVPSGTQSNLIALMSHCGRGDEFIAGQDAHAYKYEAGGAAVLGSIQPQPIENAPDGSLPLDKIAAAVKLDDIHFARSRLLALENTIGGKVLPQSYVGDAVALARRHGLATHLDGARIVNAAVASNRSVRALAEGFDSVSVCLSKGLGAPVGSVLVGDEDFIGKARRLRKMLGGGMRQAGIIAAAGLYALEHNVARLADDHARARRLAEGLARYDALAVDMPQTNIFFLRADSAVAEGFADHMAAAGILVSGRYGQQRWVTHKDIGDEAIEAALDAAEKFFSGR; encoded by the coding sequence ATGACGACCAGACGCTATGATTTCCGCTCCGACACAGTGACGCGGCCCGATGCGGGCATGCGCGCCGCAATGGCCGAGGCGCCGGTGGGAGACGATGTTTACGGCGAAGACGAAACCGTGGCCGCACTCGAAGCCCGGGTCGCGGAATTGACCGGAAAGGCGATGGGCATCTTCGTGCCCTCGGGGACGCAATCGAACCTGATCGCATTGATGAGCCATTGCGGGCGGGGCGACGAGTTCATCGCCGGCCAGGACGCCCACGCCTATAAATACGAGGCTGGCGGGGCCGCGGTTCTGGGGTCGATCCAGCCGCAGCCGATCGAGAATGCGCCCGACGGCTCGCTGCCGCTCGACAAGATCGCGGCGGCGGTCAAGCTCGATGATATCCATTTCGCCCGCTCCCGGCTTCTGGCCCTGGAAAATACCATCGGCGGCAAGGTTCTGCCGCAGAGTTATGTGGGCGATGCAGTGGCGCTGGCGCGCCGGCACGGGCTGGCCACGCATCTGGATGGGGCCCGAATCGTCAACGCGGCGGTGGCTTCGAACCGGAGCGTGAGGGCGTTGGCCGAAGGGTTCGACAGTGTCTCGGTGTGTCTGTCCAAGGGCCTGGGCGCCCCGGTGGGCTCGGTGCTGGTCGGGGACGAGGATTTCATCGGCAAGGCCCGCCGGCTGCGCAAGATGCTGGGTGGCGGCATGCGGCAGGCCGGCATTATCGCGGCGGCGGGCCTTTATGCGCTCGAGCACAATGTGGCGCGGCTGGCCGATGACCATGCGCGGGCCCGGCGGCTGGCGGAAGGGCTCGCGCGATACGACGCGCTTGCCGTGGACATGCCGCAGACCAATATCTTTTTCCTGCGGGCCGACAGCGCGGTGGCCGAGGGTTTTGCCGATCATATGGCGGCGGCGGGAATCCTTGTATCGGGCCGATACGGGCAGCAGCGCTGGGTGACCCATAAGGATATCGGCGACGAGGCGATCGAGGCGGCGCTGGACGCGGCGGAAAAATTCTTCTCGGGACGGTGA
- a CDS encoding cold-shock protein: MATGTVKWFNTQKGYGFIQPDEGGADVFVHISAVQNSGMTGLDEGQKISYEIVKDKRTGKSAAGNLAAAD; this comes from the coding sequence ATGGCAACCGGCACTGTCAAATGGTTCAACACCCAGAAGGGCTATGGTTTCATCCAGCCCGACGAGGGTGGAGCGGACGTTTTCGTCCACATCTCCGCAGTTCAGAATTCGGGCATGACCGGTCTGGATGAAGGCCAGAAGATCTCCTACGAAATCGTCAAGGACAAGCGCACCGGCAAATCGGCCGCCGGCAACCTTGCCGCTGCCGACTAG
- the greA gene encoding transcription elongation factor GreA, producing the protein MDKVPMTVAGHAALQAELERRAGVERRAIIEAISEARAHGDLSENAEYHAAKEQQSHNEGRIMEIESMLAMAEIVDVSKLSGSTVKFGATVTMVDEDTDEEKTYQIVGDAEADASAGRISISSPIARALIGKSVGDSIEVTAPGGARGYEILKIAFI; encoded by the coding sequence ATGGACAAGGTCCCCATGACAGTGGCGGGACACGCCGCACTACAGGCTGAACTCGAACGCCGCGCCGGCGTCGAACGCCGCGCGATCATTGAAGCGATTTCCGAAGCGCGCGCCCACGGCGACCTCTCCGAAAACGCGGAATATCATGCGGCCAAGGAACAGCAGAGCCACAATGAGGGTCGGATCATGGAGATTGAATCCATGCTGGCCATGGCTGAAATAGTCGACGTCTCCAAGCTTTCGGGCTCGACCGTCAAGTTCGGCGCGACCGTGACAATGGTCGACGAGGACACGGACGAGGAAAAGACCTACCAGATCGTGGGCGATGCCGAGGCCGACGCCTCGGCCGGCCGCATCTCGATTTCCTCCCCGATTGCCCGTGCGCTGATCGGCAAGTCGGTCGGCGATTCGATTGAGGTGACCGCGCCGGGGGGCGCCCGCGGCTACGAAATTCTCAAGATCGCCTTCATTTGA
- the trxB gene encoding thioredoxin-disulfide reductase yields the protein MHAKTIIIGSGPAGYTAAIYAARAMLEPLMIAGMQPGGQLTITTDVENYPGFADPIQGPWLVEQMRAQAEHMGTRIENDLIVDVDFNIRPFRLTGDSGKTYTADSVIIATGAQAKWLGLPTEEKFKGFGVSACATCDGFFYRDKTVLVIGGGNTAVEEALFLTNFASKVIIAHRRDQFSAEKIMQQRLFKHPKIEVRWNTVLDEVRGDNMPPSVRGAVLRDVSTDRTHEIEVDGIFVAIGHAPATEIFNGKLEMKHGGYIVTAPDSTATSVPGVFAAGDVTDDVYRQAVTAAGMGCMAALEAERYLAAHEMAEAAE from the coding sequence ATGCACGCCAAGACAATAATCATCGGCTCGGGCCCGGCTGGCTATACGGCCGCCATCTATGCCGCCCGCGCCATGCTCGAACCCCTCATGATCGCCGGCATGCAGCCGGGCGGTCAGCTCACCATCACCACCGATGTCGAGAACTATCCCGGTTTCGCCGACCCCATACAGGGGCCATGGCTGGTCGAGCAGATGCGCGCCCAGGCCGAGCATATGGGCACCAGGATCGAAAACGACCTGATCGTCGATGTCGATTTCAACATCCGCCCCTTCCGGCTGACCGGCGACAGCGGCAAGACCTACACCGCCGATAGTGTCATCATCGCCACGGGCGCCCAGGCCAAGTGGCTCGGCCTGCCCACCGAGGAAAAATTCAAGGGCTTCGGCGTGTCCGCCTGCGCCACCTGCGACGGCTTTTTCTACCGTGACAAGACCGTGCTTGTGATCGGGGGCGGCAATACCGCCGTCGAGGAAGCGCTGTTCCTGACCAATTTCGCCTCCAAGGTCATCATCGCCCACCGGCGCGACCAGTTCTCGGCCGAAAAGATCATGCAGCAGCGCCTCTTCAAGCATCCCAAGATCGAGGTGCGCTGGAACACCGTGCTCGACGAGGTCAGGGGCGACAATATGCCCCCCTCGGTGCGCGGCGCCGTCCTGCGCGACGTTTCGACCGATCGGACCCATGAAATCGAGGTCGACGGCATTTTCGTCGCCATCGGCCACGCTCCCGCCACCGAAATCTTCAACGGTAAGCTCGAAATGAAGCATGGCGGCTATATCGTCACCGCGCCCGACAGCACCGCGACTTCGGTGCCCGGTGTTTTTGCGGCGGGCGATGTGACCGACGATGTCTATCGCCAGGCGGTCACGGCCGCCGGCATGGGCTGCATGGCCGCGCTCGAAGCAGAGCGTTATCTTGCGGCTCATGAAATGGCCGAAGCCGCGGAATAA
- a CDS encoding LysR family transcriptional regulator has protein sequence MGMLDWDKLRIFHVAAESGSFTHSAEKLGMSQSAVSRQISALEEDLGLKLFIRHARGLVLTEVGEQLFRTAHRMAWELQSVQAQMTESQDVPTGPLLVTTTVGFGSTWLTKRIHEFVTLYPTIQLEIKLNDAELDLAMREADVAIRLHRPNQSEMIQRKLFTVHFHIYASESYLAENGAPKSIEDLDAHKIITFGEPSPSYLGDVNFLERIGRPDNSPRRTTLKVNAIYGMMQACRQGIGIAMLPDYITEEEPSLKRVLTDIDLPEFETYFVYPPALKSSKRVGVFRDFLVEKARDWQY, from the coding sequence ATGGGGATGCTCGACTGGGACAAGCTGCGCATATTCCATGTCGCTGCCGAATCGGGAAGCTTCACCCATTCGGCCGAAAAGCTCGGCATGTCCCAGTCCGCCGTTTCCCGGCAGATTTCCGCGCTTGAGGAGGATCTTGGCCTCAAGCTCTTCATTCGCCATGCCCGCGGCCTCGTCCTCACCGAAGTGGGCGAACAGCTTTTCCGCACCGCACACCGCATGGCTTGGGAGCTTCAGTCGGTTCAGGCCCAGATGACCGAAAGCCAGGACGTCCCCACAGGGCCTCTCCTGGTCACCACGACAGTGGGCTTCGGCTCGACATGGCTCACCAAGCGTATTCATGAATTCGTGACGCTCTATCCCACCATCCAGCTTGAAATCAAACTCAACGATGCCGAACTCGACCTGGCCATGCGCGAGGCCGACGTGGCCATCCGCCTGCACCGCCCCAATCAGTCGGAAATGATCCAGCGCAAGCTGTTCACCGTCCACTTCCACATCTATGCCTCCGAAAGCTATCTCGCCGAGAACGGCGCGCCGAAATCGATCGAAGACCTCGATGCACACAAGATCATTACCTTCGGCGAACCCTCCCCTTCCTATCTGGGCGATGTGAACTTCCTTGAACGAATCGGGCGCCCCGACAATTCGCCCCGGCGGACCACCCTCAAGGTCAATGCCATCTACGGCATGATGCAAGCATGCCGCCAGGGAATCGGCATTGCCATGCTTCCCGACTACATCACCGAGGAAGAGCCGAGCCTGAAACGGGTCCTCACCGATATCGATCTTCCCGAGTTCGAGACCTATTTCGTCTATCCGCCGGCCCTGAAGAGCTCCAAGCGAGTCGGTGTTTTTCGCGATTTTCTCGTCGAGAAGGCCCGCGACTGGCAATATTGA
- a CDS encoding pyridoxal phosphate-dependent aminotransferase, producing MGLISDALSRVQPSATVGISQLARQMAQAGKDVVALSAGEPDFDTPEHVRKAAIAAIERGETRYTNVEGIAELKQAVAAKFRRDNGLDVTADDCFVSAGGKQIIFNALIATLNPGDEVVVPVPYWVSYPEIVRLAGAEPVFAQASQETGFKLTPQALEAAISDKTKWLILNTPSNPSGAAYTDAELAGLAAVLMKHPHVHILTDDIYEVLVYDGRNFATIAQVEPRLMERTLTMNGVSKSHAMTGWRIGYCTGPKEILKAMLKLQSQSTTNPPSISQWAAVEALNGPQGFLADWRETFQKRRDYVVGRLNALDGLDCLTPEGAFYVFPSCKGLIGKTSAGGRTLATDEDVVMALLEENGVALVHGSAFGLAGHFRISYAASDEDLAKAMDRIEAFCAGVR from the coding sequence ATGGGACTTATTTCGGACGCCCTGTCACGTGTGCAGCCTTCTGCAACCGTGGGGATCAGCCAGCTTGCGCGCCAGATGGCCCAGGCGGGAAAGGACGTTGTCGCGCTCTCGGCGGGAGAACCCGATTTCGACACGCCCGAGCATGTGCGCAAGGCGGCCATCGCGGCCATTGAGCGGGGAGAAACCCGCTACACCAATGTCGAGGGAATTGCCGAACTCAAACAAGCCGTGGCGGCAAAATTCCGGCGCGACAACGGGCTCGATGTGACGGCCGACGATTGTTTCGTTTCAGCCGGCGGCAAGCAGATCATTTTCAATGCGTTGATCGCCACACTCAATCCCGGCGACGAGGTGGTGGTGCCTGTGCCCTATTGGGTGAGCTATCCCGAGATCGTGCGGCTGGCCGGCGCCGAGCCGGTGTTTGCACAGGCGAGCCAGGAGACGGGGTTCAAGCTGACGCCGCAAGCACTCGAAGCGGCGATTTCGGACAAGACCAAGTGGCTGATTCTCAACACGCCATCGAATCCGTCGGGTGCCGCTTATACGGACGCGGAACTGGCCGGGCTGGCCGCGGTGCTGATGAAACACCCGCACGTCCATATCCTTACCGACGATATCTACGAAGTTCTCGTTTATGACGGGCGCAACTTTGCGACGATCGCCCAGGTGGAGCCGAGGCTGATGGAGCGGACGCTCACCATGAATGGGGTGTCGAAGTCGCACGCCATGACAGGGTGGCGCATCGGCTATTGTACGGGGCCGAAAGAAATCCTGAAGGCCATGCTCAAGCTCCAGAGCCAGTCGACGACCAATCCGCCCTCGATTTCGCAATGGGCGGCCGTCGAGGCGCTCAACGGGCCACAGGGGTTTCTGGCCGATTGGCGCGAAACGTTCCAGAAGCGGCGTGATTATGTCGTCGGACGACTCAACGCGCTCGATGGGCTCGATTGCCTGACACCGGAAGGGGCGTTCTATGTGTTTCCCTCATGCAAGGGGCTGATCGGCAAGACCAGCGCCGGTGGGCGAACTCTGGCAACCGATGAGGACGTGGTGATGGCGCTGCTCGAAGAGAACGGCGTTGCGCTGGTGCATGGTTCGGCCTTCGGCCTGGCGGGACATTTCCGCATTTCCTATGCGGCGTCCGACGAGGACCTCGCCAAGGCGATGGATCGGATCGAGGCGTTCTGCGCAGGCGTGCGCTGA
- a CDS encoding CBS domain-containing protein, whose amino-acid sequence MFVESILTIKGSDVVTVRSDSTIGDLIATLARHNIGAVVVVDNGKVEGIISERDIVRHLAGSAEGFRAKPVSTLMTRAPKTCTKSDTVDQAMNIMSQGRFRHLPVVENGQLIGIISIGDVVKRKIEEAEQEAGALREYIAS is encoded by the coding sequence ATGTTTGTTGAATCGATCCTGACCATCAAGGGAAGCGACGTCGTGACCGTTCGGTCCGACTCCACAATCGGGGATTTGATCGCCACGCTTGCCCGCCACAACATCGGTGCCGTCGTCGTCGTCGACAATGGCAAGGTTGAAGGCATCATTTCCGAGCGCGACATCGTCCGCCATCTTGCCGGCAGCGCCGAGGGCTTCCGCGCGAAGCCGGTATCCACCCTGATGACCCGCGCGCCCAAGACCTGCACCAAATCCGACACCGTCGATCAGGCAATGAACATCATGTCCCAGGGCCGGTTCCGTCACCTGCCCGTTGTCGAAAACGGCCAGTTGATCGGCATCATTTCCATTGGCGACGTGGTCAAGCGCAAGATCGAAGAGGCGGAACAGGAAGCCGGTGCCCTGCGCGAATATATAGCGAGCTGA
- a CDS encoding DMT family transporter: MPRPLALSCLLLATAIWGFAFIAQKSAMDAMGPLTFTGARFLLGGLLILPLALRENARQPQRLTGRQWALIVFMSLNFFGGAILQQYGLLFTTVTNSGFLTGLYVLFVPVILLFVFRQPPHKIVWLGVPVALIGLFLLNGARLDRLNTGDGLVIGSAVFWALHVLLLGYLARETARPIFISSMSFLIAGMLGTLGAFAFETPTLPALSAGWVEILYAGALSTAVGFTLQAVGQQHVPPANAAIILSAESLFAALGGAVVLGERLEFIGYFGVALIFAAVLLVELLPNLRAQPKIRRLRAGEGFLFRN, from the coding sequence ATGCCCCGTCCGCTTGCGCTATCCTGCCTGCTCCTGGCCACCGCCATCTGGGGCTTTGCCTTCATTGCCCAGAAATCGGCGATGGATGCCATGGGGCCGCTCACCTTCACCGGCGCGCGGTTCCTGCTCGGCGGCCTGCTGATCCTGCCACTTGCCCTGCGTGAAAATGCCCGCCAGCCGCAAAGGCTGACCGGGCGGCAATGGGCGTTGATCGTCTTCATGAGCCTCAATTTCTTCGGCGGCGCGATCCTTCAGCAATATGGATTGCTGTTCACCACGGTGACCAATTCCGGTTTTCTCACCGGGCTTTACGTCCTGTTCGTACCGGTCATCCTGTTGTTCGTCTTCCGCCAGCCACCGCACAAAATCGTCTGGCTCGGCGTGCCGGTGGCCCTGATCGGGCTGTTCCTGCTCAACGGCGCCCGCCTCGACCGCCTCAACACCGGCGACGGGCTGGTCATCGGCAGCGCGGTCTTCTGGGCACTGCACGTCCTCTTGCTCGGCTATCTCGCCCGTGAGACGGCCCGGCCCATCTTCATCTCATCGATGAGTTTTCTGATCGCCGGCATGCTGGGCACCCTTGGCGCGTTCGCCTTCGAGACCCCCACGCTCCCGGCCCTGTCTGCCGGATGGGTCGAAATCCTTTACGCCGGTGCACTCTCGACTGCCGTCGGTTTCACCCTGCAGGCTGTAGGCCAGCAGCACGTCCCACCCGCCAACGCCGCCATCATCCTTTCGGCCGAAAGCCTGTTCGCGGCGCTGGGTGGCGCGGTCGTCCTGGGCGAACGACTCGAATTCATCGGCTATTTCGGCGTTGCGCTGATCTTTGCCGCAGTGCTGTTGGTCGAGCTGCTGCCCAATCTCAGAGCCCAACCCAAAATTCGGCGGCTGAGGGCTGGTGAGGGATTTTTGTTCAGGAATTGA
- a CDS encoding thymidine kinase — MAKLYFSYAAMNAGKSTLLLQAAHNYRERGMRPLLYTSALYVEDGVGLIRSRIGIAESALLYAADDDLYQSVRDHEEESKVDCVLVDEAQFLTRDQVWQLARVADRLGIPVMCYGLRTDFQGKLFPGSMELLATADTLREIRTICTCGAKATMVVRQDMNGRVLTDGDQVSIEKSVYLSLCRKHWEEAVGRWPVKGP, encoded by the coding sequence GTGGCCAAGCTCTATTTTTCCTATGCCGCGATGAATGCGGGCAAATCCACCCTGCTTTTGCAGGCGGCCCACAACTATCGCGAACGCGGCATGCGGCCCCTCTTGTACACCTCCGCCCTCTATGTCGAGGACGGCGTGGGGCTGATACGATCCCGGATCGGCATCGCCGAATCGGCCCTGCTTTACGCCGCCGATGACGACCTTTACCAGTCGGTCCGCGACCATGAGGAGGAATCCAAGGTCGATTGCGTCCTCGTCGATGAGGCCCAGTTCCTCACCCGCGACCAGGTCTGGCAACTGGCCCGCGTCGCCGATCGCCTGGGCATTCCCGTCATGTGCTACGGCCTGCGCACCGATTTCCAGGGCAAGCTGTTCCCCGGCTCGATGGAATTGCTCGCCACTGCCGACACCTTGCGCGAAATCCGCACCATCTGCACATGCGGCGCCAAGGCGACAATGGTCGTGCGTCAGGATATGAATGGCCGTGTCTTGACCGATGGCGACCAGGTTTCCATCGAAAAATCGGTATATCTTTCGCTTTGCCGCAAACACTGGGAAGAAGCTGTCGGCCGCTGGCCGGTGAAAGGACCTTGA
- a CDS encoding acyl-CoA thioesterase, with protein MKDHAPEPRGAMTIRTMPMPADTNAAGDIFGGWVMSQMDIAGAICAVENVGGRVATVAVEAMSFIAPVRVGDVFCVYTWIDRIGTTSIKVGMEAWTRSRDLPLRTKVTEGHFIYVALTDDGKKRPIDKTAIV; from the coding sequence ATGAAAGACCATGCCCCCGAACCCCGCGGCGCCATGACCATCCGCACCATGCCCATGCCCGCCGATACCAACGCCGCCGGCGATATCTTCGGCGGCTGGGTGATGAGCCAGATGGACATCGCCGGCGCCATTTGTGCCGTCGAAAATGTCGGCGGGCGCGTCGCCACGGTGGCCGTCGAAGCCATGAGCTTCATTGCCCCCGTCAGGGTCGGCGATGTCTTTTGCGTCTATACCTGGATCGACAGGATCGGCACCACCTCGATCAAGGTCGGGATGGAAGCATGGACCAGGTCCCGCGACCTGCCCCTGCGCACCAAGGTGACCGAGGGCCATTTCATTTATGTCGCTCTCACCGACGACGGAAAGAAACGGCCAATAGACAAAACCGCGATCGTCTGA
- a CDS encoding MOSC domain-containing protein: MSQILLESVNVGQPVALDAGRPDKRTGICKRALEGAVRVHRLGADGDAVVDTRHHGGPGQALYLYSLEDYAFWSARGVATGSGMFGENLTVSGIESADLCIGDRLVVGEVVLEVTSSRIPCATFAKRMGDPGFVKKFRDAGRPGAYLRVIAEGHIAAGQAIELKPFAGDRISLGEHFALTFTAMKTPLSREMITRLLALPLAERDRADNLERLAAL; encoded by the coding sequence ATGTCTCAAATACTCCTTGAAAGCGTCAATGTCGGCCAGCCGGTCGCGCTGGATGCCGGCAGGCCGGACAAGCGCACCGGGATCTGCAAGCGAGCCTTGGAGGGAGCGGTGCGGGTGCATCGGCTGGGGGCCGATGGGGACGCGGTGGTGGACACGCGGCATCACGGGGGCCCGGGGCAGGCGCTCTATCTCTATTCGCTTGAGGATTACGCGTTCTGGTCGGCGCGCGGCGTTGCAACCGGATCGGGGATGTTTGGAGAAAATTTGACGGTATCGGGGATCGAAAGCGCCGATCTGTGCATCGGGGACCGGCTGGTTGTCGGGGAGGTGGTGCTCGAGGTGACCTCGTCACGCATCCCGTGCGCCACCTTCGCCAAACGCATGGGCGATCCAGGGTTCGTCAAGAAATTCCGCGACGCGGGCCGGCCCGGGGCCTATCTTCGGGTTATCGCAGAGGGACATATCGCGGCGGGACAGGCGATCGAGCTGAAGCCGTTCGCGGGGGACAGGATTTCGCTGGGGGAACACTTCGCCCTGACGTTCACCGCGATGAAAACGCCGCTGTCACGGGAGATGATTACGCGGCTGCTGGCCCTGCCTCTTGCCGAGCGTGACCGGGCCGACAATCTGGAGCGCCTTGCGGCGCTCTAG
- a CDS encoding peptidase inhibitor family I36 protein has product MNFRKIAAVAILAATGALAAVGGAQAYEAFATTALNVRTGPGTNYPVIAALSANQVVEVSGCNSSNTWCQVTATNVRGWASARYLRPIDDGRPSPAPSPAPNQPDIGFSINTPNFNVTIGNNRPPEPAPSGRVCFYEEYNYDGRSFCAADNDNERFLGNFWNDRIRSARVEGNVSATVCTSSNFNGRCAVIDRSVRNLGMLSDDISSYYLGRR; this is encoded by the coding sequence ATGAATTTCAGGAAAATTGCTGCCGTGGCAATCCTTGCGGCAACCGGCGCATTGGCAGCCGTTGGAGGCGCCCAGGCCTACGAGGCCTTTGCCACCACGGCCCTCAACGTCCGGACCGGCCCGGGCACCAATTATCCAGTGATTGCGGCCCTCTCGGCCAATCAGGTGGTCGAGGTCTCCGGCTGCAACTCATCCAACACATGGTGCCAGGTGACCGCCACCAACGTTCGCGGGTGGGCCTCCGCGCGCTATCTGCGTCCCATCGATGACGGACGTCCTTCGCCTGCGCCGTCCCCGGCGCCCAACCAGCCCGATATCGGCTTTTCGATCAACACGCCCAATTTCAACGTGACCATCGGCAACAACCGTCCGCCCGAGCCCGCACCCAGCGGCCGCGTCTGTTTTTATGAAGAATACAACTATGATGGCCGCAGTTTCTGTGCCGCCGACAACGACAATGAGCGCTTCCTGGGCAATTTCTGGAACGACCGTATTCGCTCGGCCCGCGTCGAGGGCAATGTCAGCGCCACGGTCTGCACAAGCTCCAACTTTAACGGTCGTTGTGCCGTGATCGATCGCTCGGTGCGCAATCTGGGCATGCTCTCGGACGACATTTCCTCCTACTATCTGGGCCGCCGCTGA